A single window of Rubripirellula lacrimiformis DNA harbors:
- a CDS encoding MarR family winged helix-turn-helix transcriptional regulator produces MQFDSESSPGFAIGRVAYLIRSGMAAVLKSAGWPSSPEETQAMICLLDAGEPLSMNELAVLMIRDPTTVKRQLDRFVEQKFVERSMSSKDARIVMIGLTRRGEQKLANVLPLLDDLRKTTLKGISKSEIDSTQNVLLKMQKNLSKHISKE; encoded by the coding sequence ATGCAGTTTGACTCCGAGTCTTCGCCCGGATTTGCAATCGGACGCGTTGCTTATCTGATTCGTTCTGGAATGGCAGCGGTACTGAAGAGTGCTGGCTGGCCGTCTTCACCAGAGGAAACGCAGGCAATGATATGTTTATTGGATGCCGGCGAACCGCTCAGTATGAACGAACTGGCAGTGCTGATGATTCGTGATCCGACGACGGTGAAACGTCAGTTGGACCGGTTCGTTGAACAAAAGTTTGTTGAGCGGAGCATGTCCAGTAAAGACGCGCGCATCGTGATGATCGGATTGACTCGTCGGGGCGAGCAGAAACTCGCGAACGTTCTCCCCTTGTTGGACGACTTGCGTAAGACGACGTTGAAGGGCATCTCAAAGTCAGAGATTGATTCAACACAAAACGTTCTGCTGAAGATGCAGAAGAACTTATCGAAACACATTTCAAAGGAATAG
- a CDS encoding alkyl/aryl-sulfatase, translated as MRTTALLLALLLVNAHSSLAQEASTATARLTKQNDQFAEEIVNVAENVYTAVGYSVSNVSMIVGDHGVVIVDTGMTVDDADRIVTEFRKITDKPVKAIIFTHSHGDHTGGVTSFLGAERPQIWAHKNFGSEYRPLTDAGVTFQSVRAARQAGFKLPPEQRINNGVAPVRYPKAGGHAFASSAASKPSQFLEGERQTINVAGVELELVSAPGETNDELFVWHPDSKVLFSGDNFYRSFPNLYAIRGTPNRSVRLWADSLNKMSANNAVALVGGHTKPIIGAGEVKQVLGDYRDAVQFIHDKTVEGMNKGMTPDELVEYVRLPEHLASKDYLQPFYGHPEWGVRTVFSQYFGWFDGNPSNLFRLTLKSEAERIAKLAGGKEKLLSAAKDALANDDNQWAAQLADHLLAIDKDDAAAKEIKADALTKLARNMVNATARNYCLTVARELREGK; from the coding sequence ATGCGAACCACCGCCCTTTTACTCGCGCTTTTGTTAGTCAATGCACATTCAAGCCTGGCTCAGGAAGCGAGCACCGCGACGGCGCGGCTCACCAAGCAAAATGATCAGTTCGCGGAGGAAATCGTCAACGTTGCTGAGAATGTTTACACAGCGGTTGGCTACAGTGTCTCCAACGTTTCAATGATTGTTGGCGATCACGGCGTCGTGATTGTCGATACGGGAATGACAGTTGATGACGCCGATCGCATCGTGACCGAGTTTCGCAAGATCACCGACAAACCGGTCAAGGCGATCATCTTTACGCACTCACATGGCGACCATACCGGAGGCGTGACCTCGTTTCTTGGTGCAGAGCGACCGCAAATATGGGCTCACAAAAACTTCGGCAGCGAATACCGTCCATTGACGGATGCTGGTGTTACGTTTCAATCGGTGCGAGCAGCAAGGCAGGCTGGATTCAAGTTGCCGCCGGAGCAACGGATCAACAACGGCGTCGCCCCGGTTCGATATCCCAAAGCAGGCGGCCATGCGTTTGCATCCAGCGCCGCGTCGAAACCATCGCAATTTCTGGAAGGTGAACGGCAAACGATCAACGTGGCTGGAGTTGAGCTTGAACTTGTCTCAGCACCCGGTGAAACAAACGACGAACTGTTCGTCTGGCATCCGGATAGCAAGGTACTTTTCTCCGGCGACAATTTCTACCGATCGTTTCCGAATTTGTATGCGATTCGAGGAACTCCCAACCGTAGCGTTCGCCTGTGGGCAGACAGCCTCAATAAAATGTCTGCCAACAATGCGGTTGCCTTGGTCGGCGGCCACACCAAGCCGATTATTGGTGCAGGCGAAGTCAAACAAGTCCTCGGCGATTACCGCGACGCTGTGCAGTTCATCCACGACAAAACCGTCGAGGGAATGAACAAGGGAATGACGCCCGACGAATTGGTCGAGTACGTGAGGCTTCCTGAACATCTTGCCAGCAAAGACTATTTGCAACCGTTCTACGGGCATCCCGAATGGGGAGTGCGGACTGTCTTCAGCCAGTACTTTGGTTGGTTCGACGGCAACCCATCCAATCTGTTTCGCCTAACGTTGAAGTCGGAGGCTGAGCGTATTGCCAAGTTGGCGGGTGGAAAAGAGAAGCTGCTCTCAGCGGCTAAAGACGCGCTCGCTAACGATGACAACCAATGGGCCGCGCAACTTGCCGACCATCTGTTGGCGATCGATAAAGACGACGCGGCCGCGAAGGAAATCAAAGCAGATGCTTTGACGAAGTTGGCTCGCAACATGGTCAACGCAACCGCCAGAAACTATTGCCTCACCGTCGCTCGCGAACTCCGCGAAGGGAAGTGA
- a CDS encoding YciE/YciF ferroxidase family protein, which yields MKSLADAFYDELRDALSAEKQLVKALPKMMKKASCEELTAAIEAHLTETEKHVERVEQAFEETGKAARAKTCEAMKGLIKEAEGMLQEDAEPAVKDAVIIACAQKVEHYEIATYGTLCTWAEALGYDKALKLLKQNIDEEETADKKLSEIAKTINKDALMAG from the coding sequence TTGAAGTCCCTAGCTGATGCATTTTACGACGAGTTGCGAGACGCACTCAGCGCCGAAAAACAACTGGTCAAAGCGTTGCCGAAGATGATGAAGAAGGCGTCGTGCGAAGAGCTAACTGCGGCCATTGAGGCTCATCTCACAGAAACGGAAAAGCATGTCGAGCGAGTCGAGCAAGCCTTTGAAGAGACTGGCAAAGCGGCCCGTGCGAAGACCTGTGAAGCGATGAAGGGGTTGATCAAGGAAGCCGAAGGCATGCTCCAAGAAGATGCTGAGCCCGCCGTGAAAGACGCCGTCATCATCGCGTGCGCCCAGAAGGTAGAACACTACGAGATCGCCACCTACGGCACACTCTGCACGTGGGCCGAGGCCCTCGGCTACGACAAAGCCCTGAAGTTGCTCAAGCAGAACATCGACGAAGAAGAAACCGCGGACAAGAAGCTCAGCGAGATTGCAAAGACAATCAACAAAGACGCCCTGATGGCCGGCTAG
- a CDS encoding class I SAM-dependent methyltransferase, with protein MNHAINAEPFDPVRRTSFLRRTWFVLNAWVKDPLHVATICPSSPFLTHHLANRDCVRNAERIIELGPGAGGTTQALLENMRFDAELLAVEKTQAFSEALASISDPRLNVSIADAIDLVDIVLDRKLGLADVVVSGIPFSSIPESVAKKITRSIYEVLRPGGVFIAYQLRSNVNDYARPYFGRAKTESIPINLPPLTAFVWTKVGGATTGECDGDDYDGPQQDQSVDPGSRWRAGDDGINDRHA; from the coding sequence ATGAACCATGCAATCAACGCGGAACCGTTCGATCCGGTTCGCCGCACCTCGTTTCTGCGTCGTACTTGGTTCGTGCTAAACGCCTGGGTCAAAGACCCACTGCATGTCGCTACGATCTGCCCGAGTTCTCCATTTCTGACACATCACTTGGCAAATCGGGATTGTGTTCGAAACGCGGAGCGAATCATCGAGCTCGGGCCAGGTGCAGGTGGGACCACGCAGGCGTTGCTGGAGAACATGCGGTTCGACGCGGAACTTCTTGCGGTGGAGAAAACCCAGGCCTTCTCGGAAGCTCTCGCATCTATCAGCGATCCACGACTGAATGTTTCCATCGCCGACGCAATTGACCTGGTCGATATCGTGTTGGATCGAAAACTCGGGCTGGCTGACGTCGTTGTATCGGGTATACCATTCAGTAGCATCCCGGAGTCAGTCGCCAAGAAGATTACTCGTTCGATCTATGAAGTGTTGCGTCCAGGCGGTGTGTTCATTGCGTATCAGCTGAGGTCCAATGTCAATGATTACGCTCGACCTTACTTTGGTCGCGCTAAGACCGAGTCAATTCCAATCAACCTGCCCCCATTGACTGCGTTCGTCTGGACGAAGGTCGGCGGGGCCACCACAGGAGAATGCGATGGCGACGACTACGACGGACCGCAACAAGACCAAAGCGTGGACCCAGGATCGCGGTGGCGTGCAGGCGACGATGGAATCAACGATCGGCATGCGTGA
- a CDS encoding SDR family oxidoreductase → MNDVQTRTAIVTGSSRGIGAAVAQRLARDGFNMIVNYSGSKDAATEVVSKIEIEGGRAIEVQADVSDSAAVKRMFDSAEAAFGGVDVLVNNAGIMKLASIANCDDAIFDAQVAVNFRGTFNALREAGRRLRDGGRIVNFSTTVVGMKFETYGVYAGIKAAIETMTAIMAKEMRGRNITVNAVAPGPTATALFLDGKSAELVEELSKRSPLERLGTPEDIANVVAFLAGPDGAWVNGQTLRANGGMV, encoded by the coding sequence ATGAACGATGTGCAAACCAGAACCGCAATCGTGACCGGTTCATCACGCGGGATCGGCGCGGCCGTCGCGCAGCGTCTTGCCAGAGATGGATTCAACATGATTGTCAATTATTCTGGCAGCAAGGATGCCGCGACGGAAGTCGTGAGCAAGATCGAAATCGAGGGAGGCCGCGCTATCGAGGTCCAGGCGGACGTTTCCGATTCCGCCGCCGTCAAGCGAATGTTCGACAGCGCCGAGGCTGCTTTCGGTGGCGTCGATGTGCTGGTGAACAACGCGGGCATCATGAAACTGGCATCGATCGCGAACTGCGACGATGCAATCTTTGATGCCCAGGTCGCTGTAAACTTTAGGGGCACATTCAACGCCTTGCGTGAGGCGGGACGTCGACTGCGCGATGGCGGGCGAATCGTGAATTTCTCCACCACCGTCGTCGGGATGAAGTTTGAGACGTACGGCGTATATGCGGGTATCAAAGCCGCGATCGAAACGATGACTGCAATCATGGCGAAGGAGATGCGCGGTCGAAACATCACGGTCAATGCGGTAGCTCCTGGACCGACAGCAACCGCATTGTTTCTCGATGGCAAGTCCGCCGAACTGGTCGAAGAATTGTCGAAGAGGTCGCCGCTAGAACGACTGGGAACGCCGGAAGATATTGCCAATGTGGTGGCATTTCTCGCCGGGCCAGATGGAGCTTGGGTCAACGGGCAGACCCTGCGTGCCAACGGAGGCATGGTCTGA
- the cls gene encoding cardiolipin synthase produces MLPKDDVTPSRWSFLWRAVHWPGEIRDWILHALLFPFWFLCRKNERIRRFAAWLRFRRRRLTAVFLLVAHLLGAAASLNVLTEQRTPQGAIAWIVSLNTFPYLAVPMYWLVGETDYGEHAIAYRASTSKGQPIVARLYRDLQKANLIVPDRTDTHRLVTRLVKLPVTRGNEAKLLIDGPATFDAMMNSIESAKSYVLVEFYIVRDDQIGRSLQELLIKKSKQGVRVSMLYDEYGSRDLPNRYVEELRAAGVQVRGFNSPMSDGSTTRLNFRNHRKLVIVDGETAFVGGHNVGDEYRYGVGELGLYRDTHVQVDGPLVQCCQVVFAEDWHAVTDELLTHLHWQPTVTAEPGVEAVCVPTGPADEFETASMFFMQLIHSAKERVWIATPYFVPDEQMVTTLKLAALRGVDVRILIPEKSDATLVWLSSFSYLEELDAAGVRVYRYQDRFMHQKVMLVDDSVAVIGTANFDNRSFRLNFELMLAFFDEKFVKEVARMLESDLRDCKLADSQELAESTYAFQTLVRASRLLAPIQ; encoded by the coding sequence ATGCTGCCGAAGGATGACGTCACGCCGTCACGCTGGTCGTTCTTATGGCGAGCGGTACACTGGCCGGGTGAAATTCGCGATTGGATTTTGCACGCCCTGCTATTTCCATTTTGGTTCTTGTGCCGAAAAAATGAACGAATCCGGCGATTCGCGGCGTGGCTTCGTTTCCGGCGCCGGCGGCTAACTGCGGTATTTCTTCTGGTTGCGCATTTGCTGGGCGCAGCCGCATCGCTGAACGTGTTGACGGAACAGCGGACCCCCCAGGGTGCGATTGCCTGGATCGTCTCGCTCAATACGTTTCCATATCTAGCCGTGCCGATGTATTGGCTGGTGGGTGAAACTGACTATGGCGAGCATGCGATCGCTTATCGCGCAAGTACCTCGAAGGGGCAGCCAATCGTGGCCAGGCTCTACCGGGATCTCCAGAAGGCGAACCTTATCGTTCCGGACAGAACGGACACACATCGTCTGGTGACCCGCCTCGTCAAACTTCCCGTCACCCGAGGCAACGAAGCGAAGCTGCTGATCGACGGGCCGGCCACTTTTGACGCAATGATGAATTCCATCGAGTCAGCTAAATCGTATGTGTTGGTCGAGTTTTACATCGTTCGTGATGATCAGATAGGTCGCAGTCTTCAAGAGCTGTTGATCAAAAAATCCAAGCAAGGCGTCCGAGTCTCGATGCTGTACGACGAATATGGCAGTCGTGACTTGCCGAATCGTTACGTGGAAGAACTGCGAGCGGCGGGCGTTCAGGTCCGCGGTTTCAATTCGCCAATGTCTGACGGATCCACTACACGCCTGAATTTTCGAAATCACCGGAAATTGGTGATCGTGGATGGCGAGACGGCGTTCGTGGGTGGGCACAATGTTGGCGATGAATATCGCTACGGCGTCGGTGAGCTAGGACTCTATCGAGACACCCATGTGCAAGTCGATGGCCCACTCGTTCAATGTTGTCAGGTCGTGTTTGCCGAAGACTGGCACGCGGTAACGGATGAATTACTCACGCACCTCCATTGGCAACCAACCGTAACCGCTGAACCGGGTGTCGAGGCAGTTTGCGTTCCCACGGGGCCCGCCGACGAGTTCGAGACGGCATCAATGTTTTTCATGCAGCTCATTCATTCAGCAAAAGAACGCGTTTGGATCGCGACTCCCTATTTCGTTCCTGACGAACAAATGGTGACCACCTTAAAGCTGGCAGCACTTCGGGGCGTGGATGTTCGGATTCTGATTCCCGAGAAATCGGATGCCACACTCGTATGGCTGTCCTCGTTTTCATATCTCGAAGAACTTGATGCTGCGGGCGTCCGTGTCTACCGATATCAAGACCGCTTCATGCACCAGAAGGTCATGTTGGTCGACGACTCAGTGGCTGTCATTGGCACCGCCAATTTTGACAACCGATCATTTCGACTGAACTTCGAACTGATGCTCGCCTTTTTTGACGAGAAATTCGTCAAGGAAGTCGCACGCATGCTGGAGTCGGATCTCCGTGATTGCAAGCTCGCCGATAGCCAAGAGCTTGCCGAGAGCACGTACGCTTTTCAAACGCTCGTGCGGGCATCACGCCTCTTGGCGCCGATTCAGTAG
- a CDS encoding SDR family NAD(P)-dependent oxidoreductase produces the protein MSRRAIVAGGSTGIGRGTAIALAKSGHDVTITFAHKAAEAQKNAEAAEATGQRCIIEQLDLSSPETAKACVDKMVEQLGRLDALVSSAGMMVPSFDAPPDFADHLRGSKSKA, from the coding sequence ATGTCACGAAGGGCAATCGTCGCTGGCGGCAGCACTGGAATTGGGCGAGGTACTGCCATTGCTTTGGCCAAATCGGGTCATGACGTCACCATCACATTCGCCCACAAAGCAGCCGAAGCACAAAAAAATGCCGAAGCGGCGGAAGCGACTGGTCAGCGGTGCATTATCGAGCAGCTTGATCTCTCATCGCCCGAAACTGCCAAGGCATGCGTCGACAAAATGGTCGAACAACTCGGCAGACTGGACGCCCTCGTCAGCAGCGCAGGCATGATGGTGCCTTCGTTCGACGCCCCGCCTGACTTTGCCGACCACCTTCGCGGTTCCAAAAGCAAAGCGTAG
- a CDS encoding SDR family oxidoreductase has protein sequence MANKSKQRGKSDDNQQRPKQEQAKQPGEQSEMTPAPITVREDYVGSSRLKGKAALITGGDSGIGRSIAVMFAREGADVALVYFDEDSDAEETKQLVEDEGRRCSILSGDIGDQAFCEIAVQKCVDEFGRLDVLVNNAAEQHPQEDIQKITEGQLVKTFRTNIFSMFYLCQAAVPHLKKQAGSSIINTTSVTAYRGSPGLLDYSATKGAIVSFTRSLSQNLVDDGIRVNAVAPGPIWTPLIPATFPADKVAKFGSDAPMGRAGQPAECGGCYVFLASDDASYMTGQVLHPNGGEVING, from the coding sequence ATGGCAAACAAATCGAAGCAACGCGGCAAGTCGGACGACAACCAACAAAGGCCCAAGCAAGAACAGGCGAAGCAGCCTGGTGAACAATCTGAGATGACTCCCGCGCCGATCACCGTCCGCGAAGACTACGTAGGTAGCAGCAGGTTGAAGGGCAAGGCTGCTTTGATCACTGGCGGCGATAGTGGTATCGGACGCAGTATCGCGGTCATGTTCGCTCGGGAAGGTGCGGACGTTGCGCTCGTGTACTTCGACGAGGATTCCGACGCGGAGGAAACAAAACAATTAGTCGAAGACGAAGGACGCCGGTGTTCGATTCTTTCGGGCGACATCGGTGATCAGGCTTTCTGCGAAATCGCAGTGCAGAAATGCGTCGACGAATTTGGGCGGTTAGATGTTTTGGTCAACAACGCGGCCGAGCAGCATCCGCAAGAGGACATTCAGAAGATCACCGAGGGGCAGCTCGTCAAAACGTTCCGCACGAATATCTTCTCGATGTTCTATCTTTGCCAAGCCGCAGTGCCGCACCTGAAGAAGCAGGCCGGCAGTTCGATCATCAACACAACCTCCGTAACCGCGTATCGAGGCAGTCCCGGTCTGCTTGATTATTCAGCGACCAAAGGAGCGATTGTCAGCTTCACTCGATCGCTTTCGCAGAACCTCGTCGACGACGGTATTCGTGTCAACGCGGTCGCTCCCGGTCCAATTTGGACGCCATTGATTCCCGCGACATTTCCAGCCGACAAGGTTGCCAAATTCGGTAGCGATGCCCCGATGGGACGGGCAGGTCAACCTGCCGAATGTGGGGGCTGCTACGTTTTTCTGGCCAGTGATGATGCATCGTACATGACCGGGCAGGTGCTGCATCCCAACGGTGGCGAAGTCATCAACGGATAA
- a CDS encoding endonuclease/exonuclease/phosphatase family protein, whose translation MAFIVTVLLLAGLIFLTFGTLLNLSSNPHWFVRGWDFPRVQIVVIVWLLVAAYGVVRWSVPESKVLPAWPFITLAVIETCWHGFLIMPYTPLMKKQAADTTPERLADHRQDDATVRMVMSNVEMENDQYERWMKVMRRASPDLLFVVEIDQKWIEGVADLIDEYPHRIIEPQDNWYGMMLLSRMPIEDFELRHLVQEDVPSIDAQVRMDDNTLIRFIGVHPRPPEPIRDTDATARDAELTLWGEELAKENGPAIIGGDLNDVAWSQTTRLFLRVSGMLDPRRGRGFFNSFHAGHWYLRFPLDHIFHSPHFTISRIERLENVGSDHFPIMIDLCYAPQEKSRHERLDRKESDGEEVDTRLDRASEDQDLQGEAVDGDPGNGEREVNSSSAS comes from the coding sequence ATGGCGTTCATCGTGACGGTCTTGCTGCTTGCAGGACTGATTTTTCTCACATTCGGTACATTGCTTAACCTGAGCAGCAATCCGCATTGGTTCGTTCGCGGCTGGGATTTTCCACGCGTTCAGATCGTAGTGATCGTTTGGTTGTTGGTGGCAGCCTATGGTGTGGTGCGATGGAGCGTTCCAGAATCCAAAGTGTTGCCCGCATGGCCATTCATCACGCTGGCGGTCATCGAAACATGCTGGCATGGTTTCTTGATCATGCCGTATACGCCGTTGATGAAGAAGCAAGCCGCTGACACAACGCCGGAACGATTGGCTGACCACCGCCAAGACGATGCAACTGTCCGAATGGTGATGAGCAATGTAGAAATGGAAAACGATCAATATGAACGCTGGATGAAGGTGATGCGGCGGGCGTCGCCCGATTTGCTATTCGTCGTAGAGATTGATCAAAAGTGGATCGAAGGTGTCGCGGATTTAATCGACGAGTACCCTCACCGCATCATCGAGCCTCAGGACAACTGGTACGGGATGATGCTGCTATCTCGAATGCCTATCGAAGATTTCGAATTGCGTCACTTGGTGCAAGAAGATGTTCCTTCGATCGACGCCCAGGTTCGCATGGATGACAACACATTGATTCGGTTCATCGGCGTCCATCCACGGCCTCCTGAACCGATCCGCGATACCGACGCGACCGCGCGGGATGCGGAACTGACGCTGTGGGGAGAAGAATTGGCCAAGGAAAATGGTCCGGCCATCATCGGCGGCGATTTGAACGATGTCGCTTGGTCCCAGACTACGCGTCTATTCCTTCGCGTCAGTGGGATGCTTGACCCGCGCCGTGGACGTGGCTTTTTCAACTCGTTCCATGCAGGCCATTGGTATCTGAGGTTTCCTCTCGATCACATCTTTCATTCGCCGCATTTCACGATCAGTCGAATCGAGCGGCTGGAGAATGTTGGGTCAGACCATTTTCCAATCATGATCGACCTGTGCTACGCGCCGCAGGAAAAGTCGCGGCATGAAAGACTCGATCGAAAAGAGTCAGATGGCGAGGAAGTCGATACGCGATTGGATAGGGCTTCCGAAGACCAAGACTTGCAAGGCGAAGCCGTCGATGGCGACCCAGGCAACGGGGAGCGAGAAGTGAACAGCAGTTCCGCATCGTGA
- a CDS encoding PGPGW domain-containing protein translates to MTFLFTLVAIPWIAVRLPHDYFCSAKRRSAAPEDTIRWTIYVAILVAKNLLGATFLVLGIGMLVLPGQGLITILVGLSLMNFPGKFRVQKYLVSIPTVLRTLNWLRRRFGSPPFEIVAERR, encoded by the coding sequence GTGACGTTCCTATTCACACTCGTGGCGATTCCCTGGATCGCGGTGCGGTTACCGCATGACTATTTCTGTTCTGCCAAACGAAGATCTGCTGCGCCTGAAGACACGATTCGGTGGACGATCTATGTAGCGATCTTAGTTGCCAAGAACCTTCTCGGTGCGACCTTCCTGGTCCTAGGAATCGGAATGTTGGTCCTGCCAGGGCAAGGATTAATAACGATTCTGGTGGGGCTCTCTTTGATGAACTTTCCTGGCAAGTTTAGAGTACAGAAATACCTAGTTTCGATCCCGACGGTGCTGCGTACTTTGAATTGGCTGCGACGCCGGTTTGGGAGTCCTCCATTTGAGATCGTCGCCGAGCGACGGTAG
- a CDS encoding PP2C family protein-serine/threonine phosphatase encodes MSMSCFDIFGASDVGKKRNENQDHFLVADLRRYLTVRQTDIPKRQNEELFGCQEGSLLVVADGMGGHQGGEQASRTAVEASAKYVLDMMQWFLKLSSDDEQDFENELSNCLTSVQEELWSVAGPGDRRMGTTVTMAYLLWPRVFVVHAGDSRCYLLRDGELKQLTTDHTVAQQMIESSGMSPDDDALKRWRHVLWNCVGGGNQQVRPEALRCRLQSDDILILCSDGLTGMVDDETIRNITSSAGNSEQSSRQLIDEANRAGGNDNISVIVCRVANPKDCDEVGTVGSFDTTIL; translated from the coding sequence ATGAGCATGAGCTGTTTCGACATCTTTGGTGCCAGTGACGTCGGCAAGAAACGCAATGAGAACCAAGATCATTTCCTAGTTGCCGATCTGCGACGATATCTAACCGTTCGACAAACGGACATTCCGAAAAGGCAGAACGAGGAATTATTTGGTTGTCAGGAAGGCAGCTTGCTGGTTGTTGCCGATGGAATGGGCGGCCATCAGGGCGGCGAGCAGGCGAGCCGCACAGCAGTGGAGGCGTCGGCAAAATACGTGCTGGACATGATGCAGTGGTTCTTGAAACTGTCGTCCGACGATGAGCAGGACTTCGAAAACGAGCTCTCCAATTGCTTGACGTCGGTACAAGAAGAATTGTGGTCGGTGGCCGGGCCGGGCGATCGCCGCATGGGAACAACCGTGACGATGGCATATTTGCTGTGGCCGCGAGTGTTCGTCGTTCATGCAGGCGACAGTCGCTGCTACCTACTTCGAGATGGCGAATTGAAGCAACTGACAACGGACCACACGGTTGCTCAACAAATGATCGAATCGAGCGGCATGTCGCCCGACGATGATGCCCTCAAACGCTGGCGGCACGTGCTCTGGAATTGCGTCGGTGGTGGCAATCAACAGGTGCGTCCCGAGGCATTGCGGTGTCGACTGCAGTCGGACGACATCCTAATTTTGTGCAGCGACGGGCTGACAGGCATGGTGGATGATGAGACGATTCGGAATATCACCTCGTCGGCCGGTAATAGCGAGCAGTCGAGTCGGCAATTGATTGACGAAGCGAATCGAGCAGGGGGCAACGACAACATCTCTGTGATCGTTTGTCGAGTTGCCAATCCAAAAGATTGCGACGAGGTTGGGACAGTCGGATCGTTCGACACAACCATACTGTAG
- a CDS encoding siderophore-interacting protein has protein sequence MKRPNPRLLTVLRKNKVTAHLLRLTFGGESMATFPSGQEGSYIKLMFPGDEKRHILRTYTVRKQRDGEIDVDFALHGDGGLAATWAQECPLGESILVGGPGPGSLVNPAANWFLLAGDIAALPALSVNLETMPRDARGAAFIEVPSEEDKQVLDAPRDIQIYWLINPHPGKRPELLRQAIEDFEWEKGRPFVWAASEFGTMQGLRTYLRGTRGLGKEQLYLSSYWKLGITEEEHKETKRADAQKHSDP, from the coding sequence ATGAAGCGACCCAACCCGCGCCTCTTGACGGTGCTCCGCAAGAACAAAGTCACCGCGCATCTCTTGCGTCTCACCTTCGGTGGCGAATCAATGGCGACGTTTCCCTCTGGACAGGAAGGATCGTACATAAAGCTCATGTTTCCCGGTGATGAGAAACGCCACATTCTCCGAACCTACACGGTTCGCAAACAGCGCGACGGCGAAATCGACGTCGACTTTGCTCTCCATGGGGACGGAGGTCTCGCTGCGACGTGGGCGCAGGAGTGTCCGCTAGGGGAATCCATTCTTGTTGGTGGCCCTGGTCCCGGCTCGCTGGTCAATCCAGCGGCGAATTGGTTCCTTCTGGCCGGAGACATCGCAGCTTTACCCGCATTGAGCGTCAACCTGGAGACGATGCCCCGCGATGCGCGGGGTGCCGCGTTTATCGAAGTCCCCTCCGAAGAAGACAAACAAGTTCTGGATGCTCCGCGAGACATTCAAATTTATTGGCTCATCAATCCGCATCCGGGCAAACGCCCCGAACTGCTCCGACAGGCTATTGAAGACTTCGAGTGGGAGAAAGGGCGGCCCTTCGTGTGGGCCGCAAGCGAGTTTGGCACGATGCAGGGGCTTCGCACGTATCTGAGGGGGACGCGCGGACTTGGAAAAGAGCAGCTTTACCTGTCAAGCTATTGGAAGCTCGGGATCACCGAAGAGGAACACAAGGAGACCAAACGCGCCGATGCCCAAAAACATTCGGATCCCTAA